A region from the Drosophila ananassae strain 14024-0371.13 chromosome 2L, ASM1763931v2, whole genome shotgun sequence genome encodes:
- the LOC6502640 gene encoding chymotrypsin-2, with the protein MQLLWSSFVVLLLLQLQPNLGQRVVGPYPEERTPSGRIKGGEVAEPGFAPYQVSLQATIGTHNCGGSILNERWILTAGHCVQNYTPDRVNVITGTNQFREPGAIYYTEEIHMHCMYDQPYLHNDIALLKLSENITFNEVTQPIALPSKPVQTGDVIVLTGWGAVTPNGGAQADLNKLTLGFVTFEECYAIFNQTANLGVGHICTFSQEGEGSCHGDSGGPLVSNGAVVGVVNWGRPCGMGYPDVQANVYYYLDWIRNKISGETRCKF; encoded by the coding sequence ATGCAACTGCTCTGGTCAAGTTTTGTggtgctcctgctcctccagctccagccCAACCTAGGCCAACGGGTGGTGGGGCCTTACCCGGAGGAGAGAACCCCATCTGGTCGCATCAAGGGCGGAGAGGTGGCAGAGCCTGGCTTCGCCCCCTACCAGGTGTCCTTGCAAGCAACCATAGGTACCCACAATTGTGGAGGATCGATCCTTAATGAACGCTGGATCCTCACGGCCGGACACTGCGTCCAGAACTATACCCCGGATAGGGTGAATGTGATCACGGGTACCAATCAGTTCAGAGAACCCGGAGCGATATACTACACTGAGGAAATTCACATGCACTGCATGTACGACCAGCCGTACCTACACAACGACATTGCTCTCCTGAAGCTGTCGGAGAACATCACCTTCAATGAGGTGACCCAACCTATTGCCCTTCCCAGCAAACCCGTTCAAACCGGCGATGTGATCGTCCTGACTGGATGGGGAGCCGTGACGCCCAATGGCGGCGCTCAGGCTGACCTCAACAAGCTGACTCTGGGCTTCGTGACCTTTGAGGAGTGCTATGCCATCTTCAACCAAACGGCCAACCTTGGAGTGGGTCACATCTGCACCTTTTCGCAGGAAGGTGAGGGCTCCTGTCACGGCGACTCCGGCGGCCCGCTGGTGAGCAACGGGGCTGTGGTGGGCGTGGTCAACTGGGGGCGTCCCTGCGGCATGGGCTATCCCGATGTCCAGGCCAATGTGTACTACTACCTGGACTGGATTCGCAACAAAATTAGCGGAGAGACCAGATGCAAGTTCTAa
- the LOC6499917 gene encoding chymotrypsin-2, with amino-acid sequence MKLPLLIFLGVLGGFFPAHAIRIKGNSTDKGFFKDQRIIGGEDAAVGFAPYQASLQGISGAHSCGGAIISQEWVLTAAHCVVSADIRMLVVVTGTNKYTQPGGRYFIQSIHIHCNYDTPDMHNDIALLHLQEPIEWNELTQPIPLPEVPMAPGDEVILTGWGSTVLWGIAPIDLQVVYLKYVPHLECKGLLSNDPDLDVGHICTFSRQGEGSCHGDSGGPLISNGYLVGLVNWGWPCATGVPDVHASVYFYRDWIRSVIGGNTKCGGYSTNEWP; translated from the exons ATGAAGTTGCCGTTGCTAATTTTTCTGGGAGTCCTTGGAGGATTCTTCCCCGCCCATGCCATTCGAATCAAGGGGAACTCTACAGACAAAGGATTCTTCAAGGATCAGCGAATTATTGGCGGGGAAGATGCCGCCGTCGGATTTGCTCCGTACCAAGCGTCCTTGCAAGGAATTTCGGGTGCCCATAGTTGCGGAGGAGCCATCATCTCTCAAGAATGGGTCCTCACAGCCGCCCATTGTGTGGTCAGTGCCGATATAAGAATGTTGGTGGTGGTCACTGGAACCAATAAGTACACCCAGCCTGGAGGCAGATACTTCATCCAGTCCATTCACATCCACTGCAACTACGACACACCCGATATGCACAACGACATCGCCCTGTTGCACTTGCAGGAGCCGATCGAGTGGAACGAACTAACCCAGCCAATTCCCTTGCCAGAGGTGCCCATGGCGCCAGGTGATGAAGTAATCCTCACCGGCTGGGGATCCACTGTGCTTTGGGGAATAGCTCCCATTGACCTGCAGGTCGTGTACCTCAAATATGTCCCTCATCTGGAGTGCAAGGGCTTGCTGAGCAACGATCCCGACCTGGACGTGGGTCACATTTGCACATTTTCACGACAGGGCGAAGGTTCGTGTCACGGAGATTCCGGAGGACCATTGATCAGTAACGGATACCTGGTGGGTTTGGTCAACTGGGGCTGGCCCTGCGCCACGGGAGTGCCA GATGTCCATGCCAGTGTCTACTTCTATCGGGACTGGATACGCAGTGTCATAGGTGGTAACACCAAATGCGGTGGTTATAGCACCAACGAATGGCCATAA
- the LOC6500646 gene encoding chymotrypsin-2, protein MALPRFLTQLLIFFTCLLIEFVLGQENFIVGGQNAVEGEAPYQVSLQTLAGSHLCGGAIISERWILTAGHCVKGYPASRLQVATGTNRYAEPGAIYHPESIYLHCNYDTPKYHNDIGLLQLNQSIVFDARTQAVELPTSPFPQGSSELLFTGWGSQSAAGTLPSQLQKVQQQHLTSTACRSLLTDYEDLELGPCHICAYRQANIGACHGDSGGPLVHEGTLVGILNFFVPCAKGVPDIFMNIMYYRDWMRQTMSGNGKCGHVDQQIING, encoded by the coding sequence ATGGCGTTACCGCGGTTTCTTACTCAACTTTTGATTTTCTTTACCTGCCTTTTGATTGAGTTCGTCCTGGGACAGGAAAACTTTATAGTGGGCGGTCAGAATGCCGTCGAGGGCGAGGCTCCCTACCAAGTGTCCTTGCAAACTTTGGCGGGCAGTCACCTGTGTGGCGGAGCCATCATTTCTGAGCGTTGGATTCTAACGGCGGGTCATTGTGTGAAGGGTTATCCTGCCAGCCGTCTACAGGTCGCCACGGGCACTAACCGCTATGCCGAACCGGGAGCTATCTACCATCCTGAATCCATCTACCTCCACTGCAACTACGACACTCCCAAGTACCATAACGATATCGGATTGTTGCAACTGAATCAGAGCATTGTGTTTGATGCTCGAACCCAGGCGGTGGAACTTCCCACCTCTCCGTTTCCCCAAGGATCTTCGGAGCTGCTTTTTACCGGATGGGGCTCCCAGTCGGCAGCCGGAACTCTTCCGTCTCAATTGCAAAAGGTGCAACAACAGCATCTCACCAGCACAGCCTGCAGATCCCTGCTCACCGACTACGAGGATCTGGAACTGGGTCCTTGTCACATTTGCGCCTACCGACAAGCGAATATCGGGGCCTGCCACGGGGATTCCGGAGGTCCTCTGGTCCACGAAGGAACACTGGTGGGAATCTTAAACTTTTTTGTACCCTGTGCCAAGGGTGTTCCGGATATATTTATGAATATTATGTACTACCGCGACTGGATGCGGCAGACAATGAGTGGCAATGGAAAATGTGGCCATGTAGACCAGCAAATAATAAATGGATAA